A region of Paenibacillus sp. JNUCC-31 DNA encodes the following proteins:
- the pxpB gene encoding 5-oxoprolinase subunit PxpB, giving the protein MTELPYSWTEEVLSPLGETGVIIRCGDTISEAVHRRVMSVCALLEKSQLPGIIEWLPSYASVTLFYDPLMSSYHEVCRMLLHELNRMKEATLVQPRIITIPVCYGGKLGPDLDYVATEHGLKPDEVIDIHTSGDYLVHMIGFAPGFPYLGGLSEKIATPRRATPRLSVEAGTVGIGGKQTGVYPVATPGGWHCIGRTPLALFRPTENPPSLLAAGDRVRFASISLQEYLEQKEGER; this is encoded by the coding sequence ATGACCGAACTGCCGTATTCATGGACTGAAGAGGTGCTGTCTCCTCTGGGGGAAACAGGGGTTATAATCCGTTGTGGGGATACCATATCCGAGGCGGTGCACCGCAGGGTGATGTCTGTATGTGCTTTGCTGGAAAAGAGCCAACTGCCGGGCATCATCGAGTGGTTACCATCGTATGCATCGGTCACGCTGTTCTATGATCCGTTGATGTCTTCGTACCATGAGGTGTGCAGGATGCTGCTTCATGAGTTGAATAGGATGAAAGAAGCAACGTTGGTACAACCCAGAATCATCACGATTCCCGTATGTTATGGTGGTAAACTGGGCCCTGACCTGGATTATGTGGCTACTGAACATGGGCTTAAGCCAGATGAAGTGATAGACATTCACACATCCGGCGATTACCTGGTGCACATGATCGGGTTCGCACCGGGTTTTCCTTATCTGGGCGGATTATCGGAGAAGATCGCTACGCCCAGAAGAGCCACACCGCGGCTTTCGGTTGAAGCGGGTACGGTGGGCATTGGCGGCAAACAAACGGGAGTTTACCCGGTGGCGACTCCCGGCGGATGGCATTGTATCGGCCGTACGCCGCTGGCGCTATTTCGTCCGACGGAAAATCCACCAAGCCTGCTTGCAGCGGGTGACCGGGTTCGTTTTGCATCGATATCACTTCAGGAGTATCTGGAACAAAAGGAGGGCGAACGATGA
- a CDS encoding DUF1572 family protein, translated as MNQVFLDTAEKQFLYYKQLGEKAMEQLESEQLFQSWNEDTNSIAVIVKHLWGNMLSRWTDVLTTDGEKPWRERDAEFVNELLTREELLAKWEEGWNCLLGALRSFTPEQLSHIIYIRNEGHTVMEAVIRQLAHYPYHVGQIIHTAKMLKETSWDSLSIPRNGSDQYNGGKFAKPKTRKHFTDDELRIEKGKGEEQQ; from the coding sequence ATGAATCAGGTATTCCTGGATACAGCCGAGAAGCAATTTTTGTATTACAAGCAGCTTGGAGAGAAGGCCATGGAGCAACTGGAGTCGGAGCAACTATTTCAATCCTGGAATGAAGATACGAACAGCATAGCAGTTATTGTGAAGCATCTGTGGGGCAATATGCTGTCCCGTTGGACGGATGTGCTGACAACCGATGGAGAGAAGCCGTGGCGTGAACGTGATGCTGAATTCGTGAATGAACTCTTGACCCGGGAAGAACTGCTCGCCAAATGGGAGGAAGGCTGGAACTGTCTGCTTGGAGCCCTTCGTTCTTTTACACCGGAGCAACTGTCTCATATCATATACATTCGCAATGAAGGACATACCGTCATGGAAGCCGTTATTCGGCAATTAGCGCACTATCCCTATCATGTGGGGCAGATTATCCATACAGCCAAAATGCTCAAAGAAACTTCGTGGGATAGTCTCTCCATTCCGAGAAACGGTTCGGATCAATATAATGGTGGCAAATTTGCCAAACCGAAGACACGAAAACATTTTACAGATGATGAATTACGCATAGAAAAAGGTAAAGGTGAGGAACAGCAATGA
- a CDS encoding DUF952 domain-containing protein: MIYSIISQAVWEQVSKQSVYAPDSLETDGFIHCSTKEQIPWVAAQYYQGRTDLLLIGIDEKALKPELVYEDLYELNELFPHIYGELNLDAVRKVISFKPNEDGTFSFPE; encoded by the coding sequence ATGATCTACAGTATTATTTCCCAAGCGGTATGGGAGCAGGTATCCAAGCAGAGCGTGTATGCACCGGATAGTCTGGAGACGGACGGTTTCATTCATTGTTCCACCAAAGAACAGATCCCATGGGTTGCAGCCCAATATTATCAGGGGCGTACGGATTTGCTATTGATTGGTATTGATGAGAAGGCTTTGAAGCCTGAGTTGGTGTATGAGGATCTCTATGAGTTGAATGAACTATTTCCACATATTTATGGTGAACTTAATCTGGATGCTGTGCGAAAAGTGATTTCTTTTAAACCGAATGAGGATGGGACGTTTTCTTTTCCGGAATAA
- a CDS encoding Ig-like domain-containing protein, whose product MNRMKIALRGMLALLIVCTILAPSLVQAATGDVTSIEITNSSPQQMSVSQTTTLQVMAVIEGFDNKQDVTEGVTWSTSNAAVVTIVKGKVKAVSAGEATIYAQVDGAKAQLLVKVQDKIKSITASPKSYNFVKGSESALPKVSIKRANGKEEDVTSEIVWSVSSASAVLESGKIKGITPGRVLLQGKYGSVTVKVPVAITDEITKVEVTPAVMQLNIKKSKALKVIGTYANGKTINLSKQVTWTSSNNNVATVKNGAVKTLTEGQATLTGTYQNQTIKAEVTVVPLLKKLIAGQKKLVLSPQASTTLSVMAQYDTGKTTVVTSSAVWSSTKPSVATVTGGKIVAVGKGKTSITAKWGNKKVTIPVTVK is encoded by the coding sequence ATGAATCGAATGAAAATAGCATTGCGTGGGATGCTTGCTTTGCTCATCGTATGCACGATACTGGCTCCATCACTGGTCCAAGCAGCCACGGGTGATGTGACCTCCATCGAGATTACCAACAGCAGTCCGCAACAGATGAGTGTATCCCAGACAACTACGCTTCAAGTGATGGCGGTTATTGAAGGATTTGATAACAAGCAGGATGTTACGGAGGGCGTCACATGGTCCACAAGTAACGCAGCTGTCGTCACCATCGTAAAAGGCAAAGTGAAAGCTGTATCAGCGGGAGAAGCAACGATATACGCACAAGTAGATGGTGCGAAAGCGCAATTGCTTGTTAAGGTTCAGGATAAAATCAAAAGCATCACCGCTTCACCGAAATCCTATAATTTTGTTAAAGGCAGTGAGAGTGCTCTCCCTAAAGTAAGCATTAAGCGTGCGAACGGTAAGGAAGAAGACGTCACGTCTGAGATTGTATGGTCGGTATCGAGTGCTTCGGCGGTGCTGGAGAGTGGCAAAATTAAAGGAATTACGCCTGGCAGAGTGCTGCTACAAGGCAAATATGGCTCAGTGACCGTTAAAGTTCCCGTAGCCATTACGGATGAGATTACCAAAGTCGAAGTGACGCCTGCCGTCATGCAATTGAATATTAAGAAATCGAAGGCTTTGAAGGTGATCGGTACATATGCCAATGGGAAAACGATTAATCTTTCGAAACAGGTGACATGGACCTCTTCCAATAATAATGTTGCAACTGTCAAAAATGGGGCAGTCAAAACACTGACCGAAGGACAAGCCACCTTGACAGGAACTTATCAAAATCAGACAATAAAGGCAGAGGTTACCGTCGTCCCTTTGCTCAAAAAGCTGATTGCAGGCCAGAAAAAACTGGTGTTATCACCGCAGGCAAGCACGACACTGAGTGTGATGGCGCAGTATGATACAGGCAAGACCACGGTCGTAACAAGCAGTGCTGTGTGGAGCAGCACCAAACCAAGTGTAGCTACAGTAACAGGTGGCAAGATTGTAGCCGTGGGTAAAGGCAAAACGTCCATCACCGCCAAGTGGGGCAACAAAAAAGTTACAATACCGGTAACGGTAAAATAA
- a CDS encoding MFS transporter: protein MKKLLWIGCLSYFLIGLAHVVLGSILPVALEHYGKDYSQGGTLIFAQFAGFLGGVLLSPWLNKRFGKRGGLLIAAALLCIAELSYMLLPPWGWMYVIAPAAGFGFGMIEAVIGTIIIAAIKDNTAVAMSRLEVLFGIGAMVMPLIASGLISAGYWRLSFLVVAVCAAMTFIFWAKSSFGELDSELSRRSSDQTPVHAHAAASPNGTTPSDVEPSRSIYRGRNLALLSLFVLFFFLYVGTEMSLANFMPAILIEKMNMKEAGAALSVTCFWIAMSVGRLFAGYIAEKFQYRVYVLYSCLAAVLLLMIFPFTNQIWSAFLIILLLGLALSGVFSIALVFASKMLLGTEESTPSILIASGGVGGAILPLVTGWSLDHLEVNQSAWMLAIFAVGLLVISVITYQWQNKHAVDTVT from the coding sequence ATGAAAAAATTGCTTTGGATCGGATGCTTGTCCTATTTCCTCATCGGACTTGCCCATGTAGTTCTCGGCTCCATCCTGCCTGTTGCCCTTGAACATTATGGCAAGGATTACAGTCAAGGAGGAACGCTTATTTTCGCCCAATTTGCCGGGTTCCTGGGTGGGGTACTACTATCTCCGTGGTTGAATAAACGCTTTGGCAAACGAGGCGGTCTATTAATTGCCGCGGCCCTGCTTTGCATTGCAGAGTTATCCTACATGCTGCTGCCACCTTGGGGTTGGATGTACGTCATTGCTCCTGCAGCCGGATTCGGATTCGGGATGATTGAGGCTGTCATCGGTACAATCATCATTGCTGCAATTAAAGATAATACCGCGGTCGCCATGAGCCGACTCGAAGTGTTATTCGGTATCGGGGCCATGGTCATGCCGCTCATTGCCAGCGGTCTAATCTCTGCCGGATACTGGCGGCTGTCTTTCCTTGTGGTTGCTGTCTGTGCAGCGATGACCTTCATTTTCTGGGCCAAAAGTTCATTCGGTGAGCTGGACAGCGAGCTGAGTCGACGTAGCTCAGACCAGACTCCTGTACACGCTCACGCTGCTGCATCGCCAAATGGAACAACCCCTTCAGACGTTGAGCCATCTCGTTCAATCTATCGCGGGCGCAATTTGGCTCTTCTGTCTTTATTTGTTCTGTTTTTCTTTCTCTACGTTGGAACCGAAATGAGTCTTGCCAACTTCATGCCCGCCATTCTGATTGAGAAAATGAACATGAAGGAAGCAGGTGCTGCGCTTAGTGTTACCTGCTTCTGGATCGCCATGTCTGTTGGACGGCTGTTTGCCGGATATATTGCGGAGAAGTTTCAATATCGCGTCTACGTTCTGTACAGCTGCCTCGCGGCCGTTCTGCTATTGATGATTTTTCCGTTCACCAACCAGATCTGGTCCGCATTTTTAATCATTCTCTTACTGGGACTTGCACTGTCTGGCGTGTTCTCCATCGCCCTCGTCTTCGCCAGCAAAATGCTGCTTGGAACCGAAGAATCGACGCCCAGTATCCTGATTGCATCAGGTGGAGTTGGCGGTGCCATTCTGCCTTTGGTTACAGGCTGGAGTCTGGATCATCTGGAAGTTAACCAATCCGCATGGATGCTCGCCATCTTTGCGGTTGGGCTGCTTGTCATTAGCGTGATCACGTATCAATGGCAGAACAAACATGCGGTCGATACAGTGACTTAA
- a CDS encoding VOC family protein gives MSFQKRIDHVGIAVRDLETTLRFYTEIVGLELKDRVTHTNGVIQLAFLGFNGSNETEIELIQGYSDKLPSEGTVHHFAIHVDDLESEYNRIKATEAEFIDGEIITLPNGYRYFFIYGPEKEWIEFFQR, from the coding sequence ATGAGTTTTCAAAAGCGCATTGACCACGTTGGCATTGCCGTTCGTGATCTGGAGACCACACTCCGTTTCTATACGGAGATTGTTGGTCTTGAATTGAAAGACCGGGTAACCCATACCAACGGCGTCATCCAGCTCGCCTTTCTCGGCTTCAACGGAAGCAACGAGACTGAGATTGAGTTGATTCAGGGATACAGCGACAAGCTGCCTTCCGAAGGAACAGTGCACCATTTTGCCATCCATGTCGATGACCTTGAGTCCGAGTACAACCGCATTAAGGCAACCGAGGCCGAGTTTATTGATGGAGAGATCATTACACTGCCCAACGGTTACCGTTATTTCTTCATTTATGGACCCGAGAAGGAATGGATTGAGTTCTTCCAGCGCTAA
- a CDS encoding ribosomal maturation YjgA family protein, translating into MKAFDPLMQLFFKGRLIYFIAVILTMVAGLASRHFGALLPDFVREHFGDALWAGMIYFGVRMVWINHSRELALVVSLVFSWAVECSQMIQTPGLNEVRSTVLGALILGHGFLVMDLLRYAVGILCVYGIDRYFLRNKKA; encoded by the coding sequence ATGAAAGCATTTGATCCATTGATGCAGTTGTTCTTCAAAGGCAGGCTGATTTATTTCATCGCAGTGATCTTAACCATGGTGGCAGGATTGGCTTCCAGACACTTTGGCGCGCTTTTGCCGGATTTTGTGCGGGAGCATTTCGGTGATGCCTTATGGGCAGGGATGATTTATTTTGGGGTACGCATGGTTTGGATCAATCACAGCAGAGAGTTGGCGCTGGTAGTTAGCCTGGTTTTTAGCTGGGCCGTCGAATGTTCACAAATGATTCAGACCCCTGGGCTAAACGAAGTACGTTCAACGGTGCTGGGTGCGCTTATTTTGGGACATGGATTTCTGGTGATGGATTTGCTGAGGTATGCTGTCGGCATTCTGTGTGTGTATGGGATTGATCGTTATTTCCTGAGAAATAAGAAGGCTTGA
- the serS gene encoding serine--tRNA ligase, translating into MLEMKWIREHAEEVQAAADGKRINVNIRELLKRDEERRALLQESEEGRRVRNTLSADIGKLMQAGEREQAEGLREQVKQLNDQLEHVEAKLAVVQEEVTRLQWLVPNVVSPDTPMGASDADNVELRRVGELPVFDYEAKDHVELGERHDLIDIPRGVKIGGTRSYVLKGAGLLLHRAVQQLALDLLLKHDFVPLEVPLMVRENTLLNTGFFPTGRDQVYELQGENKWLVGTSEVPLVSYYADEILDVQEPIKLAAVSTCFRSEVGSGGRDVRGLYRVHQFAKVEQVVICAPAAEESERMLQEITGHAEELLQLLELPYRVVAVCTGDMSQKTYKQYDIETWMPSRNAYGETHSSSNLHDFQARRSNIRCRDAEGKLAYCHTLNNTAVASPRILIPLLENHQQADGSIRIPAALQPYMGGTEYLNLPELHDE; encoded by the coding sequence ATGTTGGAAATGAAGTGGATTCGGGAGCATGCAGAAGAGGTGCAAGCTGCGGCAGACGGAAAACGAATCAATGTGAATATTCGTGAGTTACTGAAACGGGACGAAGAACGCAGAGCACTTTTGCAGGAAAGCGAAGAAGGACGCAGGGTAAGGAACACCTTATCAGCGGACATCGGCAAGCTGATGCAAGCTGGTGAGCGTGAACAGGCCGAGGGTTTAAGGGAACAGGTGAAACAGCTGAACGATCAGTTGGAGCATGTTGAAGCCAAGCTTGCCGTTGTGCAAGAGGAAGTGACAAGGCTGCAATGGTTGGTACCCAATGTCGTATCACCGGATACGCCAATGGGCGCATCGGACGCGGATAATGTGGAGCTGCGACGTGTGGGTGAGCTGCCGGTATTCGATTATGAGGCTAAGGACCACGTAGAACTCGGTGAACGGCATGATCTGATCGATATCCCGCGCGGGGTGAAGATTGGCGGAACACGAAGCTACGTGCTCAAAGGAGCAGGACTGCTCCTGCATCGGGCTGTACAGCAACTTGCGCTTGATCTGCTGTTGAAGCATGATTTTGTGCCACTGGAGGTTCCTTTGATGGTGAGGGAGAATACGCTCCTCAACACAGGATTCTTCCCCACAGGACGGGATCAGGTCTATGAATTGCAAGGCGAGAACAAATGGCTGGTGGGCACATCGGAAGTGCCGCTGGTTTCGTATTATGCGGATGAGATTTTAGATGTGCAGGAGCCGATCAAGCTGGCTGCCGTATCGACGTGTTTCCGCAGTGAGGTTGGCTCAGGCGGGCGGGATGTGCGCGGGTTGTACCGGGTGCATCAATTTGCCAAGGTGGAACAGGTGGTCATTTGTGCGCCAGCTGCTGAAGAGTCGGAACGTATGCTGCAAGAAATTACGGGGCACGCCGAGGAATTATTGCAATTGCTGGAATTACCTTATCGTGTGGTGGCTGTGTGTACAGGGGATATGTCGCAGAAAACGTACAAACAGTACGATATTGAGACCTGGATGCCAAGCCGCAATGCCTACGGAGAGACACATTCGTCGTCGAATCTGCATGACTTCCAGGCTCGTCGTTCCAATATTCGCTGTCGTGATGCCGAAGGCAAGCTGGCATACTGCCATACATTGAACAATACGGCTGTGGCTTCGCCACGCATTCTGATTCCATTGCTCGAAAATCATCAGCAGGCGGATGGAAGCATTCGCATTCCGGCGGCACTTCAGCCCTATATGGGCGGTACTGAATATTTGAATTTGCCAGAGCTGCATGATGAGTAA
- a CDS encoding GrpB family protein produces the protein MTDQLQPENWPAWATESVQIVEADPMWSSQAEEEIRHLRDLLQQLNIHRFEHIGSTSIPGLPAKPIIDLMGEVQSWDDMERIADQLNPADWNYVPPELDGREYRRFWVRVKDGKRVVHLHLMRPGEERWDRQIQFRDVLRRRPDLVEAYATLKAKLADENKDDREAYTAAKTEFILQVLDESI, from the coding sequence ATGACAGATCAATTACAACCGGAAAATTGGCCAGCATGGGCAACAGAATCGGTACAGATTGTTGAGGCTGATCCCATGTGGAGCTCACAGGCTGAGGAAGAAATCCGCCATCTCCGAGACCTTTTACAGCAGCTAAATATTCATAGATTCGAACATATCGGGAGCACGTCCATTCCGGGGTTGCCCGCCAAGCCCATCATTGATCTGATGGGAGAAGTGCAGTCATGGGATGACATGGAACGGATTGCCGATCAGCTGAATCCGGCCGACTGGAACTACGTTCCGCCTGAACTGGATGGTCGGGAATACAGACGATTCTGGGTCAGAGTGAAAGATGGCAAGAGAGTGGTACATCTTCATCTGATGCGTCCCGGAGAGGAACGTTGGGATCGCCAAATCCAGTTTCGGGATGTGCTGAGACGGCGCCCGGATCTGGTAGAGGCCTACGCGACCTTGAAAGCTAAGCTTGCTGATGAAAATAAGGACGACAGAGAAGCGTATACCGCTGCCAAAACGGAATTTATTTTACAAGTTCTTGATGAAAGCATTTGA
- a CDS encoding GNAT family N-acetyltransferase — MNIEKLFAESPEFETERLELRRLALNDLDDYFSFASDPSVSQQSLWNCHETLDDSVQYIQRVLDNYEKKTVYIWAFILKETGRLIGRGGIFHLNESMQSAELGYAIASSCWGKGLAAEAMQPIVDYCFQELDCNRLEGKCNAGNIGSARVMEKLGMSVEGLLRKQLKIKGVFTDQKLYSRIRDDL, encoded by the coding sequence TTGAATATTGAGAAACTTTTTGCGGAATCACCCGAGTTTGAGACAGAACGGTTGGAACTTAGACGTCTTGCGCTCAATGACCTCGATGATTACTTTAGCTTCGCCTCCGATCCGAGCGTGAGTCAGCAAAGTTTGTGGAACTGTCATGAGACGTTGGATGATTCTGTTCAATATATTCAAAGGGTTTTGGACAATTATGAGAAGAAAACGGTCTATATATGGGCCTTTATTCTGAAGGAGACCGGCAGACTGATCGGGAGAGGCGGCATTTTCCATCTCAATGAATCCATGCAAAGTGCTGAGTTGGGGTATGCGATTGCGAGCAGTTGTTGGGGCAAAGGCCTCGCAGCAGAAGCGATGCAGCCGATTGTTGACTACTGTTTTCAGGAATTGGACTGCAATCGGCTGGAGGGGAAATGTAATGCAGGCAATATCGGATCTGCACGAGTGATGGAGAAGCTGGGCATGTCGGTTGAAGGTTTGCTGCGTAAACAGTTGAAGATCAAAGGTGTGTTTACGGATCAAAAATTGTACTCCCGTATCCGGGATGATCTATAA
- a CDS encoding ABC transporter substrate-binding protein has product MRWRKMMGLLLLCVLLVAVAACGGKEAAPSGENGSSSTENSNEGDNAALKDIKVVLDWTPNTNHTGLYAAVDQGFYKAEGLNVEIVQPGAGGADTMVASNEVPFGVSYQESVTQARTQGVPLVSIAAVIQHNTSGFAAPAERNIKSPKDFEGKTYGGWGSPVEEAVMQSIMEGEGADVSKVKNINMGDADFFTAVKRDIDFAWIFYAWTGIEAELRGEPIDMLYVKDYSDALDYYTPVLVTNEQTIQNDPELVKAFLKATSEGYQYAIEHPEDAANILIKAVPDLDKDLVLASQKWLSPKYQDDAPRWGEQKQEVWQNYTDWMFSKKLLDQQVDVSKAYTNEFLPQ; this is encoded by the coding sequence ATGAGATGGCGTAAAATGATGGGCCTATTGCTCTTGTGTGTACTACTAGTGGCTGTGGCCGCATGTGGCGGCAAAGAAGCTGCACCTTCAGGAGAAAATGGCAGCAGCAGCACCGAAAACAGCAATGAAGGTGACAATGCAGCCCTCAAGGATATTAAAGTGGTACTGGACTGGACACCAAATACGAATCATACCGGCCTGTATGCGGCCGTAGATCAGGGTTTTTATAAAGCCGAAGGCTTAAATGTCGAGATTGTACAGCCAGGTGCCGGAGGCGCGGATACAATGGTGGCTTCGAATGAAGTGCCATTTGGCGTAAGTTATCAGGAGAGCGTGACCCAGGCCCGCACACAGGGCGTACCGCTCGTGTCCATCGCTGCAGTCATTCAGCATAATACATCCGGATTTGCCGCTCCGGCGGAACGGAACATCAAGTCTCCCAAAGATTTTGAAGGCAAAACCTATGGTGGCTGGGGTTCACCGGTAGAAGAAGCCGTGATGCAGTCCATTATGGAAGGCGAAGGCGCTGATGTATCCAAAGTAAAAAATATTAACATGGGCGATGCAGACTTTTTCACAGCTGTGAAACGCGATATCGACTTTGCCTGGATTTTCTACGCCTGGACGGGTATTGAAGCCGAGCTTCGCGGAGAACCCATCGACATGCTGTATGTGAAGGATTATTCCGATGCGCTGGACTACTACACCCCTGTACTCGTGACCAATGAACAGACGATTCAGAACGATCCCGAGCTGGTTAAAGCGTTCTTGAAGGCGACTTCCGAAGGATATCAATATGCGATCGAACATCCCGAAGACGCTGCCAACATTCTGATTAAGGCCGTACCGGATCTGGACAAGGACCTTGTACTCGCGAGCCAGAAGTGGCTGAGTCCGAAATATCAGGATGACGCACCGCGCTGGGGTGAGCAGAAGCAGGAAGTATGGCAGAACTATACCGATTGGATGTTTAGCAAAAAACTGCTTGATCAGCAGGTTGATGTATCCAAAGCGTATACAAACGAGTTTCTACCCCAATAA
- a CDS encoding histidine phosphatase family protein: protein MTQIALIRHGSTAWNKEKRSQGQTDNPLDQEGREQALLLAARLSEETWDAIYASDLERASETARIIGDRLGIQEIHLDPRLREMGGGQVEGTTEAERLARWGANWSNLDLGRELADAGTIRGSAAIEDIVRQHPHGRVIVVSHGAILRNTLRGLVPELDVSAKLSNTSITRISKEAESWQCELYNCSVHLDSNKESL from the coding sequence ATGACACAGATCGCATTGATTCGCCATGGCAGTACGGCGTGGAATAAGGAAAAACGTTCGCAAGGACAAACGGATAATCCGCTGGATCAGGAAGGCAGAGAACAGGCGCTATTGCTTGCTGCAAGATTGAGTGAGGAAACGTGGGATGCCATCTATGCAAGTGACCTGGAGCGTGCAAGTGAGACAGCTCGTATCATTGGCGACCGTCTGGGAATTCAGGAAATTCATTTGGACCCGAGGTTACGTGAAATGGGCGGTGGACAGGTGGAAGGTACGACCGAAGCCGAGCGTCTAGCCCGGTGGGGAGCGAATTGGAGTAATCTGGACCTGGGCCGGGAGCTTGCGGATGCAGGTACGATTCGGGGGAGTGCCGCGATTGAAGATATTGTACGTCAGCATCCCCATGGTAGAGTGATTGTTGTCAGCCATGGCGCCATTCTTCGGAATACACTGCGAGGGCTAGTACCCGAACTGGATGTGAGCGCAAAGCTGTCCAACACGTCGATCACCCGGATCTCTAAGGAAGCGGAGTCTTGGCAATGTGAGCTATATAATTGCAGCGTACATTTGGACTCCAACAAGGAGTCGTTATAG
- a CDS encoding DUF2785 domain-containing protein encodes MDALALKQKLQHIQSTNLSAQEVELPYQWAMHMMQHIGSPDPVLRDELIYVTFATWIGQGVFSEEQLRQLLQMALDDQHLFHGIGEQGTDSVFTRTFSVLLLPPILSVDRQRPFLKKEDIEVTHHRLTAYLELEKDVRGYTDDKGWAHAPAHAADAVEDLAQSPYMERGALLGLLHALTLKITESGVVYIHDEDQRMAHAVVTILRRNLLEQSDIASWIDSLNPNGRTEGESPLKISQMSLNVRVFLQTLYFAIRTEEAEPFPAVRSLILHALEKK; translated from the coding sequence ATGGATGCTCTGGCACTCAAACAGAAATTGCAGCATATTCAGTCGACTAATCTATCCGCCCAGGAAGTGGAACTGCCTTACCAATGGGCTATGCATATGATGCAGCATATTGGAAGTCCAGACCCGGTCCTGCGGGATGAACTGATCTATGTCACCTTTGCGACCTGGATTGGACAAGGCGTTTTTTCGGAAGAACAGCTCAGGCAGCTGTTACAGATGGCGCTGGATGACCAGCACCTTTTTCATGGAATCGGAGAACAAGGGACAGACAGTGTGTTTACCCGGACCTTCTCTGTGCTGCTCTTGCCTCCAATTCTGAGTGTAGATCGTCAGCGGCCTTTTCTGAAAAAGGAAGATATAGAAGTTACCCATCATCGGTTGACTGCGTATCTGGAGCTTGAAAAAGATGTTCGCGGCTACACCGATGATAAAGGCTGGGCGCACGCTCCGGCACACGCGGCAGATGCGGTTGAAGATCTGGCACAGTCGCCATATATGGAGCGGGGAGCTTTGCTGGGACTTTTGCATGCGCTCACGTTGAAAATAACCGAATCAGGTGTTGTCTACATTCATGATGAGGATCAGCGGATGGCCCATGCCGTGGTCACCATCCTTCGTCGCAATCTGCTGGAGCAAAGCGATATTGCATCGTGGATCGATTCACTGAATCCAAACGGTAGGACGGAGGGGGAATCCCCTCTGAAGATCAGCCAGATGAGCCTGAATGTGCGCGTTTTTCTGCAGACGCTTTATTTTGCTATACGCACAGAAGAAGCAGAGCCCTTTCCGGCTGTTCGTTCACTTATATTGCATGCTTTGGAGAAAAAATGA
- a CDS encoding thiamine-binding protein: MASTLLSIQVIPKTPNGENSYPYVDRAIEVIQQSGLKYQVNPLDTTMEGELEELLEVVRKMHEVLVEAGSPSIISQIKIAHSPSGFSMDTLTEKYR; encoded by the coding sequence ATGGCAAGTACACTGCTTAGCATTCAAGTCATTCCCAAAACGCCAAATGGCGAAAATTCCTATCCTTACGTTGATCGTGCTATCGAAGTTATCCAGCAGTCGGGATTAAAATATCAGGTTAACCCACTCGATACCACGATGGAGGGAGAACTGGAGGAACTGCTTGAGGTTGTCCGCAAAATGCACGAAGTTCTCGTGGAAGCTGGCAGCCCAAGCATCATCTCACAGATCAAGATTGCCCATAGCCCGAGCGGCTTCAGCATGGACACCCTGACGGAGAAATATCGCTAA